The DNA segment CCGATCGCGAGCAGCAGGATGAACACCGGCACAACGACCGCGGTGTAGCGGATGGCGACCGCGCTGCCGGAGACAACCGCCGAGGTCAGCCCGGTCAGCAGCGTCGCGACGAGCAAGGCCGCGAGCAGGCCGCTGCGCAGCGCCGGTCGCCCGGAGAACAGCAGCGCCCCCGAGGACGTCCGACGGCCGAACACGGCCACGAACAGCAGCGGCGAGACCAGCAGCCCCGCGCACATCCCAGCCGGCCCCGTGCCGCCGAACCAGTCGATCGGCAGCTCAGCCAGCGTGCCGAGGTCGGGGGTGTCGGCCCAGGGCGCCGCGGTGTGCCGCGACTGCCAGAGCATCGAGGGCACCCACGGCAGGTAGGCCAGCGCGCCACAGGCACCAGCCGTCAGGGCGCGGGTCACGAAGCGCCGTTCCATCGGGCGGCGCCAGGCCACCACGAGCAGGAACGCGGCCGCGTTGACCACCAGGAACAGGGTCCAGTAGTGGGTGTAGAGCAGGGCCGCGGTCAGCGCGCCGACCGCCAGCAGGCTCGCGGTGTCGTCCAGTCGCCGCAGCCGCTCGAGGGCGAGCACCCCGAGCAGGACCTCGAGGAACACCAGCGAGTACATCCGGGCCTCGCCGGAGTACCGGATCGCCCACGGGCTGGAGGACAGCAGCAGCAGGACCACCGCGGCCAGTTCCCGGGAACCGCCCAGCCGCCGGGTGACCCGCCAGGACAGCGGCAAGGCCGCGATCGAGGCGAGCATCGACATCGAGCGGATGGCCCAGACGCCGTGGCCGAACACCTGCATCCAGAAGTGCAGCAGCACGTAATACAGCGGCGGGGCGCCGTCGGTGCGCAGCGCGTCGGGGAGGTCGGACAGCGGCATCCGGGCGAACGCGACGGTCTGTGACTCGTCGAGCCAGAGAGCCGAGAACGACCACAGCCGCAACCCGACACCGAGCGCCACGACCACACCGACCAGCACGGCGGGTCGCCGAAGGACCCGCTCGCGGCGGCTCTCTGACGCTACGTCAGGCAGGCCCGCGGCGCGGACCGGCGTGGTCAACAGGCTCACGATCGGCTACCGGCTCGCAGAGACTCGATCAGCTCGGGGGTTGTTCACCTCGGCCGCCCGGGCACGCTTCCAGGCATCGGTCACGCGGGCGGGCAGAACCGGCGCGGACCGCCCGGTGCCCCCGGTGCCCGTGCCTCCGCCGGACCCGTCGGACCGCTTCTCCTCGTGGTACTCCTCCTCGACGTTCACCGACCACAGGTCGCGCGGCCAGGGTTCATTCTCGGGGGCACAGATGTTGTCGACCGCGTACATGGCGGTGACCATCGAGTGGTCCTGGTTGTTGTAGCGGTGCATGCCGTTGCGGCCGGTGGCCTGCACGTTCAGCGTCTGTGCGGCCAGCCAGTCGCGGATCACGTCGACGCGGCGGTCGTAGCCCTCGTCGTAGATCGGGTACGCCTTCGGGACCCGGACCACGTAGCCGGCCTCGACGGCGGCGCCCTTGATCAGCCCGAGCTGGGCCAGTTCGCGCTTGGCCAGCGCGATCAGCTCCTCGTCGGAGGCGGTCCAGGTGCCGTCGCCCTCGTTGACGAAGTACTCCAGGCCGAGGCAGGTGCGGCCGTCCTTGACCAGGTACGGCGACCAGGAGCCGTAGTTCTGGATCCGGCCCACCTTCACGCCCGGGGTGTGGATGTAGATCCAGTTGTCCGGGAAGCCGGCCGACTCCGGGACGACCAGGGCGACGGTGACGAAGTCGCGGTAACCCAGCCCGTTGGCGGCGTCGGCCACGTCCTTCGGGGCCTTGGGGTCCATCGACAGGACCAGCTGCGAGAGCGGCATCGAGGAGATCACGTGGCTGCACTCGAGGAGCTGCTCGCGGCCCTCGCGCAGGACCGTCACGGCCCGCACCCGGTCGCCCTCGCGGTGCAGGGCGACCACCGGGGTCTCCATCAACACCTGGCCGCCGGCCTCCACGACGAGGTCGCGGCACTTCTCCCACATCATCCCGGGCCCGTACTTCGGGTACTGGAAACGGTCGATGAGCGTGGTGATCTCGGTCTGGCCCTTCGGCTGCAGGATCGCGTTCTTGATCGCGCCGAACAGGGACAGGTTCTTGATGCGTTGGGCCGCCCAGTCCGCCTGGATCTCGGTGCCCGGGATGCCCCAGAGCTTCTCGGTGTAGGTCTTGAAGAAGATTCGGTAGAGCCGCCAGCCGAACCGCGCCGCGACCCAGCCCTCGAAGTTCGACTGGTCCTTCGGCGGGTGCACGCGGACCCACACGTAGGACAGCACGCAGCGGATGGCCTCGAGGATGCCGAGGCCCTTCAGCGCGTTGCCCGCCTTCAGCGGGTAGTCGAAGAGCTTGCCCCCGTACAGGATCCGGCTCATCCGGGGACGTTGGAGGAAGTCCTCGTCCGGCAGCACCTCGTGCCAGAACTGCTCGACCTCAGGGACCTTGGTGAAGAACCGGTGGCCGCCGATGTCGAAGCGCCATCCGTCCCGCATCTCGGTCCGGCTGATGCCACCGACCTGGTCCGTCGCCTCCAGGACGACGACCTGACGGCCGCGTCGTACCAGCTCCAGGGCCGCGGTGAGACCCGCGGGCCCGGCGCCGACTACAACGACCGGATCCGTCTCGGCGGTCGGCTCCGCAACTGCCATCGATGTGATTCCTCTCGGTCGCACGGACGCGATCCCCGGGGGGATTCTTTCGGGTTTCTGCCCACAACTGAGCCGTCAGGAGCTGAGGAGCGCGACACGTGCCCAAATTGGAATGAAAGGGGTGGTCCCGAATCAGCCGCCCGAGGTCGGCGCCAGTCCCGTCTCGTCGGGGACGACCGCGTCGGCGAAGGCGTCGCTCAGCCACCCGTCGGGCAACGCCACCTGCCGCGGCGAGCCGGTCCGGCCGCGCGGCACTCCGACGGCGTCCGCCGGGAACGGCTGTCCGGTGTCCAGGCGGTCGAGCAGGCTGTCCAACTCGGACAACGAGTCGACCAGGCCCAGCGAACTACGGATCTGGGGACCCACGGCGAACCCCTTCAGGTACCAGGCGATGTGTTTGCGGATCTCCCGGCAGGCCCACAGCTCCGCAGCGGATGGGCTGCGGCCCTCACCCACGGCGTCAGCAGCCATCAGCGCAGCGTGCCGCCGCAGCGTGGCGACAACCTGCTCCAACCCCGGATGCCCAGGGTCCGACTCACCGCCCAGGACGGCGGCGAGATTGCCGAACAGCCAGGGCCTTCCCAGACATCCGCGCCCCACGACTACCCCGTCGCAGCCCGTCGAAGCCATCATCGCGACCGCATCGGCCGCCTCCCAGACGTCGCCGTTGCCCAGCACCGGGACGTCGAGGGCCTCTTTCAGACGCGCGATCGCCGACCAGTCCGCGGTTCCGGAGTAGTGCTGGGCCGCGGTCCGGGCGTGCAGCGCGACCCAGCTCACACCCTCGGCAGCGGCGATCCGACCCGCGTCGAGGTACGTCAGGTGCTCGTCGTCGATGCCCAGCCGCATCTTCACCGTGACCGGGATCCGCCCGTCGGCCCCGGCCACGGCCGCCCGCACGACCCGGGTGAACAGCTTGCGTTTGAACGGCAAGGCCGCCCCGCCGCCCTTGCGGGTGACTTTCGCCACCGGGCAGCCGAAGTTGAGGTCGACATGGTCGGCGAGGTCCTCGGCGACCACCAACCGGACCGCGGCGCCGATCGAGGCCTCGTCGGTGCCGTAGAGCTGCAGGCTGCGGGGCTGCTCCTGCGCCCCGAACCCGACCATCGCCCAGGTCGTGCGGTCGCGTTCGACCAGGCCACGGGCGGTGACCATCTCGTTGACGTAGAGCCCGGGCGCGGCCGACCCCCCGGAAACACCCATCTTCTGTGCGTGTCCGCGCCCTTCCGACCCCTCCGAAGGGCGCGGACACCCACAGAAGATGGAGTCAGTCGCGGCGTCGCGGCACAGCGAACGGAACGCACGGTTGGTGATCCCGGCCATCGGGGCCAGCACGACCGGAGGCCACACCTCGTGCGCCCCCAGGCGCAGCGCGGCGGCCGGTACGACGGTCATGGCAGGCGGTCCTCCGAAGGGCTTACCGGCCGGCCTGCCGATGGGCTCAGTAGCAACCGCGCAGTCGCTCGGCGAGATAGGACTGGAGCCGGTCCAGCGAGACCCGGTCCTGCTTCATGGTGTCACGTTCCCGGACGGTGACCGTGTGGTCGGCCAGGCCGGAGAAGTCCAGGGTCACGCAGAACGGCGTCCCGATCTCGTCCTGCCGGCGGTATCGCCGGCCGATCGCGCCGGAGTCGTCGAACTCGACGGTCCAGTCCTGGCGCAGCGCCGCGGCCAGGTCGCGGGCGGCTGGTGAGAGCTCCGGGTTGCGCGACAGCGGGAGCACAGCGACCTTGACCGGGGACAGCCGGTGGTCCAGTCGCAGCACGCTGCGCGGCTTGGCCACCCCGTTGGCGTCCGGCGCGAAG comes from the Sporichthyaceae bacterium genome and includes:
- a CDS encoding glycosyltransferase family 39 protein, coding for MSLLTTPVRAAGLPDVASESRRERVLRRPAVLVGVVVALGVGLRLWSFSALWLDESQTVAFARMPLSDLPDALRTDGAPPLYYVLLHFWMQVFGHGVWAIRSMSMLASIAALPLSWRVTRRLGGSRELAAVVLLLLSSSPWAIRYSGEARMYSLVFLEVLLGVLALERLRRLDDTASLLAVGALTAALLYTHYWTLFLVVNAAAFLLVVAWRRPMERRFVTRALTAGACGALAYLPWVPSMLWQSRHTAAPWADTPDLGTLAELPIDWFGGTGPAGMCAGLLVSPLLFVAVFGRRTSSGALLFSGRPALRSGLLAALLVATLLTGLTSAVVSGSAVAIRYTAVVVPVFILLLAIGVTRLPRQAGHAALAVLVAIGLSGGLTAATTPHTQADQVADVLNKHAGYGDLIVYCPDQLAPSIEARLDVVGVNRVELPAEKNPAVVDWTDYMSRLSDFNPQNTARSIVSYLKTQFDASVWFINGWGYRTHVSVCGPLRDRLVAMLGAPTLMHDGLDRGYEKSVLERFSPPKR
- a CDS encoding NAD(P)/FAD-dependent oxidoreductase; protein product: MAVAEPTAETDPVVVVGAGPAGLTAALELVRRGRQVVVLEATDQVGGISRTEMRDGWRFDIGGHRFFTKVPEVEQFWHEVLPDEDFLQRPRMSRILYGGKLFDYPLKAGNALKGLGILEAIRCVLSYVWVRVHPPKDQSNFEGWVAARFGWRLYRIFFKTYTEKLWGIPGTEIQADWAAQRIKNLSLFGAIKNAILQPKGQTEITTLIDRFQYPKYGPGMMWEKCRDLVVEAGGQVLMETPVVALHREGDRVRAVTVLREGREQLLECSHVISSMPLSQLVLSMDPKAPKDVADAANGLGYRDFVTVALVVPESAGFPDNWIYIHTPGVKVGRIQNYGSWSPYLVKDGRTCLGLEYFVNEGDGTWTASDEELIALAKRELAQLGLIKGAAVEAGYVVRVPKAYPIYDEGYDRRVDVIRDWLAAQTLNVQATGRNGMHRYNNQDHSMVTAMYAVDNICAPENEPWPRDLWSVNVEEEYHEEKRSDGSGGGTGTGGTGRSAPVLPARVTDAWKRARAAEVNNPRADRVSASR
- the dusB gene encoding tRNA dihydrouridine synthase DusB, with product MTVVPAAALRLGAHEVWPPVVLAPMAGITNRAFRSLCRDAATDSIFCGCPRPSEGSEGRGHAQKMGVSGGSAAPGLYVNEMVTARGLVERDRTTWAMVGFGAQEQPRSLQLYGTDEASIGAAVRLVVAEDLADHVDLNFGCPVAKVTRKGGGAALPFKRKLFTRVVRAAVAGADGRIPVTVKMRLGIDDEHLTYLDAGRIAAAEGVSWVALHARTAAQHYSGTADWSAIARLKEALDVPVLGNGDVWEAADAVAMMASTGCDGVVVGRGCLGRPWLFGNLAAVLGGESDPGHPGLEQVVATLRRHAALMAADAVGEGRSPSAAELWACREIRKHIAWYLKGFAVGPQIRSSLGLVDSLSELDSLLDRLDTGQPFPADAVGVPRGRTGSPRQVALPDGWLSDAFADAVVPDETGLAPTSGG